Within Hydractinia symbiolongicarpus strain clone_291-10 chromosome 11, HSymV2.1, whole genome shotgun sequence, the genomic segment ATGCATTTTGCgttaatttattttcaaaaatttaattttaagaaataggactataacaaaaataatttgttattgTCCTATTTCTTGGATCAAAGAAGAATTGTAACTTGCTCATAACAGAAGCTAACATTTAACTACCAACCTCGTTACCAGTGATTTTCGTCTCTTTTGacactgggaacgaggttaacTTTACTACGTCTCAATGGTACTAATTTTCTCCTCTAAGGGTGCGTAACGCCACTGTAGCGCAAAAATCTTATAAGTGTTTTTGTTAGcaaacaaaaagacaaaatggTTTTCGCAAAACCATTCCATTTTTTTTCATAACGAAGTTACTTTACTATTTCAGTCATGGATAACAATTCCAAACATTTTGACATTTCGTATActttattcggatattattttCTCACTCATCTTTCTGTAGTTCATGATTATGCACTGTTCCTAAGTTTGTAGAAAAATTATTagtatctttaaaaaaaaaaacaatcggtTTTTAAAGcggtaaaacagaaaaaaaaaaatttgttcctcGCTTTTCCGCATGCACGCACGCAAACTTACTATGCTGGACTAAAATGTATGCTACATTGAAATTATGAGAAAATAAATCCGGATTTGTTTTTCATGTAATGTATATAAATTATTAAACATACATTTTTTCTCTGCCAATTTCATTGTTTATAATCCTATACAAAATACTTAATACGAAAATGTTTTGTAACTTGCAACCTACAGTTTTCGTTAACAATACTTTCAAAAAAACGCTTTTTCTCTTATAAATTTATAGCACAAAGGTCAATAATTACAACattgtacaaaaaatatttttgtaatataattttaatttatcacTACTTTCCTTCTACATGTACGTGTATTTTAAATTAtgaaatatttagaaaaaaaaaattcatagaaAAATTGATGAAACAATTTCGTTCTTAGATTTAAGtataataactaatttaaattttgGGTTGAAATTTATGCATATTTATTGATCAGAATTATATCAAAATTGTTATAGATTCATATGCAGCGCATTATAACCCATTATAACTGGTTATATCTTTAAACGAATGACATATTTGCAGTTATAACATATTTCGAAGAATCTGCTGTGTAGCGAGAGATTACCAGTGAAACGAAGAAACATGAATATACGAATAGGATCAGCTATAACATATGCATTCCCATTCCTATTACACAGTGTCCGTTTATTTCTCCTGACCACAAAAAGTGCTAAAATTGGTAAAAACCAAAAATATCTGATCATCAATTTATGTGTATCAGAAATATTCTTAACCTTAACTGCTTCCGTTCGATATTTAATGTTTCAGTTATATGGGGAAAGAAGCTTTACCTTTCAACTTGTTAGCGTCATAAATCTTTCTAGTAGCCTGCTTTACTATATAGGTATGTACCTGCTGACATTGGATCGATTTGCTGAAGTGTATTTCAACCTGAAATATCCGTTATACTGCTCTAAAAGACTTTTAAGATATGCAATGATTCTACTCTGGGGCACGAccagttttttgtttattttactttttgtgtATGTGAGAAAGCATGGATATGATCCAATTGAGAAGTTTCATTATCTTTATCTCTATCCTGTAGCCGACTTGGTTTTCCTAACCGTTAGTATCATCACCTATTCCTATATTATCACACTGTTGAACAGGGTTCACGCTACTGCACCCCGTGTTGGTATTCAAATGTCTTCAAACACACCGAAGACGAATCGAACAGTTTTATTTTGCATGCAACATACTGATACAAACATCTCAAAGGCGGTATTGATGTCATGTCGGATTTCATACGCCGTCGGTTTAACATTTGACGCCATTTTATACGTACTTCTGTCGACAAGTTTACGAAAATGGATAACGGACGAACTTACGTAACAGTTGGATGTTTTCTCATAACTATAATCAGGAATAGTCTTGCATGATAtgcttttattatatttatgtcCGTTTATTCTATAGACTTGCCCTATATATGGTTTTTAGTCacaattatttacccaggactAGTCGTTATCTGTCAAAGAAGCATTGGTACTTCAAGTATGTTTGTCCCGCCTGTGTTGAAACCATTTTGCATAGAGGCAAAATACAGGTATTACTACAGAAGATAGCATCTTCAGTTTCCCTTGGTATTGGAACGCTCTTTCACGAGGCTATGAGATATCCTATCTTGCTGAATTTATTTAAGAAGcttcaaaaaaataatagcCTTGTCAGTTAGTTGGTTTAACTTTCCACTAAATACAATGACGTTTAACATACTAAACTAATTATGTTTGTTAAAATGTGTCTTTGTCCCCAGGGTCCCTTGATTCCTAAGCCGTAGCTTCTAAATTAATCAAAAAAGGCGAAATGCCCTGGGAGAACGAGGTTGGTTAAAATGGAAAACAATGCAAATATTTAAACCAATTACATTTAGAGATTGTGTAATCGTACTCAATAGCATTGAAAATATATGTTGGATGCTCTTAAATATTTATCCGTGTCTATCCTTATAAATTACATTTCATACATGCGAATGCGTTCTTGAGTGCGGTACTTCCTCGTCACTTGCTATAATAAAACTTCTCTCTGTGTATATAGCGGACAGTGttgggacctaaaaaatgtgTCGACTTAAAAAACTCATTTACTCATTTACTTTGGCTATAGATTACTTTAATTCCTGTTTTTATCAGGCTGCCAGGTACTAAAATGGAAGAAGACCTTTTGCTGTCTTCtttcatatcaaaaaggcaaaaaaaccgTAAGGAGAGTGCTTCGCGCTAGCATGCAAATCAAAAGTATGTAAAGATGCGAGACGTGAGTCAACAACAATTGTAACAAAAGGAGAACAATTGTAACATTGCAGTGCAAACACCAGTCAAGGGGCGCGACCTGACATCAGTGTTACTGGCTTTTGGATTTTTTGTATGGATTTTCGACCTAATCGCTAATTGGATATCAGTAAATGCTTCAAAAGAAAGGAAGATAAAAGGAGAAGAAGTTATAAAGAACGAGTTATAACTGTGAAAAACGATTCGTTTACGCCAATGGTATTCGTGACGAATGGTGAAATTGGTCGAGAAGGGATGCGGTTTTACAAACTTCTTTCCGAAATGGTAGCAGAAAAGAAGGACATAACAGTTGCAAGCaagcaccctcgtccccagggtttctaGCCTTCTTGATGAGAGATGATGTCtttttcatatcaaaaaagacaaaaaaccctggggacgagggtggcaagcaacaaattttataagaactaaGAAGATTTCGCTTTTGTTAGTTAGATAAACTTTATTGTGTGTACGGGGTTCcagaaaataaacatttttttaatgataaagAATATAATGCTATCTCGGATATTTGTTTGATTAGTTCTCCTTTATTTATTAACTTAGGACAAACTTATTTTACGTCATGTcgaattttaatatatttttgtagCCTTCCACGTAAAAATGTCTGTTTATTGGTGTcatattttgtaaattaaaatttgatggcaaaagaaaaaacagaaaataaaaaagaagctcTGAGAACGACATCGGTTTCCTTCACTTCTTAAAGGGAAACTAaggtcaaaaaaaaatgttgttaaaaaaaaaattaagaacgttgtataacatctaaataaaactattgaaaaaaaattaactcttaattttcattatttaggcTGTTTTAGCCCATTAAAGTTCTAAGGTTTTCTGAAATTAACCGTGTACTCCATTCACGGTTCCTCGTGAACCATACAGAATTATGACGTATGAGCCGCGAGACTCAAAATCACTTAGTCATGGATAGCAGCGAAGAAAGTAGTTGTGCTAGTGAACATAGTATTTGCAAAGGGTGTTATGATAACGAACCTGAATATACTGAAAGTCAGTTGAAAAACATTTGTTCATCAAAAACTGCGAATGATATTTCAGACGACGACGAAGATGAGGATTTAGACTCAAGCAGAGAAGAAAACTTACATTGGTGTAAGtgtaaaaaatgtgatataCACGAGTTAATGACTGTTGAAGAATGCAAGTGTTGTTTGGAGTTTACAACTTTACTGGGAGAAAAGCTGGAAGAGAATACATGTATTACCTTGcataaagattttaatattctttgtATTTTGCACCGTATTAGAGACAGTAAGCATTAGACATCGCagatatcaaaataatttcaaggatataaaatcttttcaaaacaaGTAAGCTTATTATTCTACctttcaaaacaaatataaaatattacttcatatgcgaaaaaaaaaatgcgttCTTTATCTACATAAAAGTTCGTTTACTGAATGTGAgtcaaagaatatttaaaaatatatatacaacattTTGTAAGGCCTAGGttccacaacaacaaaacatattatattctttttagacAACTACGCTTTCAGCATACAGACAATATACGGCTTGGGTGCATTACTATGAAACACTGGGAAAAGGATGTAGAGTTGTTATACCGGCATGCGTTGTGAAAAAAATTCGTGAAAGTTTCCCAGaaaaagatggaaaatatacagGATTCAAAGCTTTTGTAGATTTGTAAAATCTGTAATTTAATACGGTAGTGCCATCCGTGTTAATAAATTCGTaagttttgtgtttaaaaatagtTGGAACTGCtccacaaagtagctctttccgTTTCGATGGTATCCCCGTTAGACGtccttttaaatcatctttaatGCAGTCAGGATGGAAGTGGTCTTCACATACAACTTTATTTTTCCCAAATGGAAATGTTTCTACATTCAATCCAGTACCAATATTATGCAACCATTGTGCTGCGCGAAGTTTCTCAGTTGTATTCACTGGCTTTGGGatcatgaaaaaacttttttaagcaGTTACTCTCCCAGTGGTTTGCGAACATCCATATGCCAGGCAACTTGGCATTTTGAGTAGTAAAGACAAAATGTACAATTATAGTTAAGAAGTAAAATTCATCTTTTATGTCTTCATACATCAAATCAGGCGAACCTTATAGTATGGTTTCACTTACTCACTCGCGGATCATACGTCATTGCTCTCCATCGTAGAGTTTTTTTATGTACTCTAACGGAGATGTAAATAATAACCTTTTTACTCTAAAATCctcataaaaatacattttttttgaaaaaaaatttaaggtatcttttttaaatagtataataaacgtttttatgaaaaaaaaaattttgaccttAGTTTCCCTTTAAGTTACCGGATCCACCGGTGTGTGTGGTCTTTAGTTGGCCAACATCAGCGGTCGTTTTAGAACTGAGACAAGCAGTCTTCTTAGAATTGTATAGAgtctttctttaaattttcaacACTCTCAAATTAAACAACATTACCTAATAACAGTCTCTCTTGTGACTATGTTTTGATCAATTAAACAAAGTTTTGAGATCATTTTGTACTTGATCTCTATCACTTCTGTTTTTTCACTTTGGAAAATAACTTTGTGTTATGAAATTTGAGAACATGACTGATTACGTCCTCATCTATATCGTTAATGTtaagtataaaaagaacaggTCCCAAAACAGATTCATGTGGTACACCACTAAGCACTGGTAACCAAGCTGATTTTGTACCAGGAATAACTTCTTGTGTATGTCGAAACGAAAAaacctagggacgaggttgcgtTGAAGTGTTCGTGCGCCTAGATAAAAATAGCAACATTACGTATTTTTGCTGACATAAGTAAACTTATTGACTCGCTGAAAGTGCCGTTTCATAAAAAATCCCTATGTTAAAAACTGAATCATAACGATGCAGAATATCAAGACAGTCCAGGGAAGTGAAGTGAAGAGCCGCAATATTTCACCAGCGTAAAGTTAACGAAACTTCGGTTTAGTTATTCGTATATTATATCAAAGAAATAGAATGGAAGGTAAATTTTTCTTCTTAACGCTTATTTAACGTATTTATGTTagataggtagctagctagctttatttcCGAGGAATGATGATAGCTACCCTGACAATTTTTCCCAGAAAGGACCACAATTAAAGTTCTAGCTAATAGACTGtttaaagctcctatttgagTTATGGAAAATTCCTGTGTAACTAGAAAA encodes:
- the LOC130613391 gene encoding uncharacterized protein LOC130613391, whose amino-acid sequence is MDSSEESSCASEHSICKGCYDNEPEYTESQLKNICSSKTANDISDDDEDEDLDSSREENLHWCKCKKCDIHELMTVEECKCCLEFTTLLGEKLEENTCITLHKDFNIL